One stretch of Streptomyces hygroscopicus DNA includes these proteins:
- a CDS encoding MFS transporter has protein sequence MGWTTERRGAGAEGALPSYGDGGPGPRYKWIALSNTTLGVLIATINISIMLIALPDIFRGIGVDPLRPGNTSLLLWLIMSYMVVTAVLVVSFGRLGDMYGRVRMYNLGFAVFTVFSVLLSVTWLHGTSGALWLIGMRVLQGVGGAMLMANSNAILTDAFPADQRGLALGLNQVAGIAGSFIGLILGGLLGPLDWHLVFLVSVPIGLFGTVWAYLKLRDTGVRTPARLDWWGNITFAIGLIAVLSGITYGIQPYAGHTMGWSNPWVIAAITGGVAVLGLFCEIENRVAQPMFHLGLFRIRAFTAGNVASLLAALGRGGLMFILIIWLQGIWLPRHGYGFEETPLWAGIYMLPLTIGFLIAGPFSGWASDRFGARTFTTGGMLLAAATFVALEELPVDFGYPVFAAILLVNGIAMGLFSSPNRAAIMNSLPPDQRGVGAGISTTFQNSATVLSIGIFFSLMIAGLAGSLPGALTHGLTAEGVPASDAARVAALPPVGVLFASLLGYNPVKTLLGPQVLDHLPAHHAAYLTGRGFFPALISPPFSQGLSAAFDFAIAACLVAAVASLLRGGRYLHKGGPKAAVPAGVVAAQGGAAGTKDTADHAVSEDVADTSRHPAPASRQPPPPKCGPPPPPPSPPPSPPPSSPGGGPGSPPEEPR, from the coding sequence GTGGGTTGGACGACCGAGCGGCGCGGGGCCGGAGCTGAGGGGGCCCTTCCGTCCTACGGCGATGGCGGCCCGGGGCCGCGGTACAAGTGGATCGCCCTGTCCAATACCACGCTGGGCGTCCTCATCGCGACGATCAACATCTCGATCATGCTGATCGCGCTTCCGGACATCTTCCGTGGCATCGGAGTGGATCCCCTGCGCCCCGGGAACACCAGCCTGCTGCTGTGGCTGATCATGAGCTACATGGTGGTCACCGCCGTGCTCGTGGTGAGCTTCGGGCGGCTGGGGGACATGTACGGCCGGGTGCGGATGTACAACCTGGGGTTCGCGGTCTTCACCGTGTTCTCCGTGCTGCTCTCCGTGACCTGGCTGCACGGCACCTCCGGCGCTCTGTGGCTGATCGGGATGCGGGTGCTGCAGGGCGTGGGCGGCGCCATGCTGATGGCCAACTCCAATGCCATCCTCACCGACGCCTTCCCCGCTGATCAGCGCGGTCTCGCCCTGGGGCTGAACCAGGTGGCGGGGATCGCCGGGTCCTTCATCGGACTGATCCTGGGCGGGCTGCTCGGCCCGCTCGACTGGCATCTGGTGTTCCTGGTCTCGGTCCCCATCGGACTGTTCGGCACGGTCTGGGCGTATCTGAAGCTGCGGGACACCGGTGTGCGCACCCCGGCCCGGCTGGACTGGTGGGGCAACATCACCTTCGCCATCGGCCTGATCGCCGTGCTGTCCGGCATCACCTACGGCATCCAGCCGTACGCAGGTCACACCATGGGCTGGAGCAACCCCTGGGTGATCGCCGCGATCACCGGGGGAGTGGCGGTGCTGGGCCTGTTCTGCGAGATCGAGAACCGGGTCGCACAGCCCATGTTCCACCTGGGTCTGTTCCGTATCCGCGCGTTCACCGCCGGGAATGTGGCCAGTCTGCTGGCGGCGCTGGGACGCGGTGGCCTGATGTTCATCCTGATCATCTGGTTGCAGGGCATCTGGCTGCCCCGCCACGGCTACGGCTTCGAGGAGACCCCGCTGTGGGCGGGCATCTATATGCTGCCGCTGACCATCGGGTTCCTGATCGCGGGCCCCTTCTCCGGCTGGGCCTCCGACCGGTTCGGCGCCCGTACCTTCACCACCGGCGGGATGCTGCTGGCCGCCGCCACCTTTGTGGCCCTGGAGGAGCTGCCGGTGGACTTCGGCTATCCGGTGTTCGCCGCGATTCTGCTGGTCAACGGGATCGCCATGGGCCTGTTCAGCTCGCCGAACCGGGCGGCCATCATGAACAGCCTGCCGCCCGACCAGCGCGGGGTGGGCGCCGGGATCAGCACCACCTTCCAGAACTCGGCCACCGTCCTGTCCATCGGCATCTTCTTCTCCTTGATGATCGCCGGGCTCGCCGGTTCGCTCCCCGGCGCCCTCACCCACGGCCTGACCGCGGAAGGGGTTCCGGCCTCCGACGCGGCCCGGGTCGCCGCCCTGCCACCGGTCGGGGTGCTGTTCGCCTCGCTGCTCGGCTACAACCCGGTCAAAACCCTGCTCGGACCGCAGGTGCTCGACCATCTGCCGGCCCACCACGCGGCCTATCTCACCGGGCGCGGCTTCTTCCCGGCGCTGATCTCCCCGCCGTTCTCCCAGGGCCTGTCCGCCGCGTTCGACTTCGCCATCGCGGCCTGTCTGGTGGCCGCCGTGGCATCGCTGCTGCGCGGCGGGCGGTATCTGCACAAGGGCGGGCCGAAGGCGGCTGTCCCGGCAGGGGTGGTCGCCGCCCAGGGCGGCGCCGCGGGCACCAAGGACACGGCGGACCACGCGGTTAGCGAGGACGTCGCGGACACTTCCCGCCACCCGGCGCCCGCGTCCCGGCAGCCGCCCCCGCCGAAGTGCGGGCCACCGCCTCCGCCTCCGTCACCACCTCCGTCACCACCTCCGTCGTCACCCGGCGGAGGACCGGGATCACCACCCGAGGAGCCGAGATGA
- a CDS encoding ArsR family transcriptional regulator, giving the protein MYVRYDHRMFSEAELLAVFRALSNPTRRQMLVWLKEPMSFPGQEPDDVEIGVCVTDIQQRAGLGQSTTSQYLAMLRQAGLVVATRRGKWTYYRRDEANIARLLETLRDVF; this is encoded by the coding sequence ATGTACGTGCGTTACGATCACCGCATGTTCTCGGAGGCGGAGTTGCTGGCTGTGTTCCGGGCCCTGTCCAACCCGACCCGCCGTCAGATGCTGGTGTGGCTCAAGGAGCCGATGAGTTTCCCCGGCCAGGAGCCCGACGACGTCGAGATCGGTGTCTGCGTGACCGACATCCAGCAGCGTGCAGGTCTGGGGCAGTCAACCACCTCGCAGTACCTCGCGATGCTGCGGCAAGCAGGGCTGGTGGTCGCCACCCGGCGGGGCAAGTGGACCTACTACCGCCGCGACGAGGCGAACATCGCCCGCCTCCTGGAGACCCTCCGCGACGTGTTCTAG
- a CDS encoding NADPH:quinone oxidoreductase: protein MPTSMRVVELVRFGDADTAFATRELPRPTPGPGQVLVRVLATSVNPLDLQTRRGDYRDQVALPAVIGNDVSGVVVETGPGAGDFQPGDEVWYLAPVFAGQGTYAEFHVVDQALVARKPARLSHVEAAGLALVGVTVWEALVERAGVRVGERVLVHGGAGGVGSAAIQVASALGAEVVTTARARDHEFVTGLGADIAIDFSAGDYVPQVRALGGVDVVLDTVGGDTLARSPEVLADRGRVVSIVDIPQPQNLLAAWGVNATYHFLFVSPGRAKLAALGRLVDQGKLRPVIGAVLPLADIAQAHTLLEGGSAGEGRGRPRGKIAVAVHPLDEPPRRTTSLP from the coding sequence ATGCCAACTTCGATGCGTGTGGTGGAACTCGTCCGCTTCGGTGACGCGGACACCGCGTTCGCCACCCGAGAGCTGCCAAGACCCACTCCCGGACCCGGGCAGGTGCTGGTGCGCGTGCTGGCCACGTCCGTGAACCCCCTCGACCTGCAGACCCGGCGCGGCGACTACCGCGACCAGGTAGCGCTGCCCGCGGTGATCGGCAATGACGTGTCCGGCGTGGTGGTCGAGACCGGCCCTGGGGCAGGCGACTTCCAGCCGGGCGACGAGGTCTGGTACCTGGCGCCGGTGTTCGCCGGGCAGGGAACCTACGCCGAGTTCCACGTGGTCGACCAGGCCCTGGTCGCCCGCAAGCCCGCACGGTTGTCGCACGTCGAGGCCGCCGGTCTCGCGCTCGTGGGCGTGACGGTGTGGGAGGCGCTGGTCGAACGCGCCGGGGTGCGGGTCGGGGAACGGGTCTTGGTGCACGGCGGAGCGGGCGGGGTCGGCTCGGCCGCGATCCAGGTCGCCAGCGCGCTGGGAGCCGAGGTGGTAACCACCGCGCGGGCAAGGGATCACGAGTTCGTCACCGGACTGGGAGCCGACATCGCGATCGACTTCTCGGCCGGTGACTACGTGCCGCAGGTCCGCGCGCTGGGTGGGGTGGACGTCGTGCTGGACACGGTGGGTGGGGACACCCTCGCCCGCAGCCCGGAGGTCCTCGCTGACCGAGGCCGTGTGGTGTCCATCGTGGACATCCCCCAACCTCAGAACCTGCTCGCTGCGTGGGGCGTGAACGCGACCTACCACTTCCTCTTCGTCAGCCCCGGCCGGGCGAAGCTCGCGGCCCTCGGCCGGCTGGTCGACCAGGGCAAACTCCGGCCGGTGATCGGCGCCGTGCTACCGCTGGCCGACATCGCACAGGCGCACACACTGTTGGAAGGTGGCTCTGCCGGCGAGGGCCGCGGACGCCCACGCGGCAAGATCGCCGTCGCTGTGCACCCCCTGGACGAGCCACCGCGCCGGACAACGTCTTTGCCTTGA
- a CDS encoding SAM-dependent methyltransferase, translating into MQDIVVDPVAHNRAAWDKYVQEGNEWSRPVSAEDVERARMGDWSIVLIGREPVDRSWLPTDLTGKDVLCLASGGGQQGPILAAAGARVTVLDNSPRQLGQDQMVAARDGLELRTVLGDMRDLSAFGDATFDVVFHPVSNLFVPDLAPVWRECFRVLRPGGTLLVGFLNPDVYLFDHEALDERGELIVVHKLPYSDVTQYSAEERATKFGADAALEYSHTLTDQIGGQLAAGFVLTGFAEAPHQSNASAQYMSNYFATLAVKPG; encoded by the coding sequence GTGCAGGACATTGTTGTCGACCCCGTTGCCCACAATCGGGCAGCCTGGGACAAGTATGTCCAAGAGGGCAACGAGTGGTCGAGGCCGGTGAGTGCTGAGGATGTCGAGCGCGCCCGCATGGGCGACTGGTCGATTGTTCTCATCGGGCGTGAGCCAGTCGACCGCTCCTGGCTGCCGACGGACCTGACCGGCAAGGACGTGTTGTGCCTGGCCTCCGGCGGTGGCCAGCAGGGTCCGATCCTCGCCGCCGCAGGGGCGCGGGTCACCGTACTCGACAACTCACCCCGCCAGCTCGGCCAGGACCAGATGGTGGCGGCGCGCGACGGACTCGAGCTGCGCACCGTCCTGGGCGACATGCGCGACCTCAGCGCCTTCGGCGACGCAACATTCGACGTCGTATTCCATCCGGTCTCTAACCTGTTCGTACCAGACTTGGCACCGGTGTGGCGTGAGTGCTTCCGCGTCCTGCGACCGGGCGGAACTCTGCTCGTGGGCTTCCTCAACCCTGATGTGTACTTGTTCGACCACGAGGCGCTCGACGAGCGCGGGGAGCTGATCGTCGTGCACAAGCTGCCCTACAGCGATGTCACGCAGTACTCCGCCGAGGAACGCGCCACGAAGTTCGGCGCGGATGCCGCTCTTGAATACAGCCACACCCTCACCGACCAGATCGGCGGGCAACTCGCCGCGGGGTTCGTCCTCACCGGCTTCGCGGAAGCGCCGCACCAATCCAACGCATCCGCTCAATACATGTCGAACTATTTTGCGACGCTGGCGGTCAAGCCGGGCTGA
- a CDS encoding GGDEF domain-containing protein — MLPLPRGRRDVRLAQLVRMLHTPVALEDGLAVDVSASVGAAAPDATGLRDPPPLQRAADAAPYGGKHSGRAHLATTEHATVPSINGRRAGGPGTRLWGRAA, encoded by the coding sequence GTGCTGCCCCTGCCCCGCGGCCGCCGCGACGTCCGCCTCGCGCAGCTGGTGCGGATGCTGCACACCCCGGTCGCCCTCGAGGACGGCCTGGCCGTCGACGTCTCCGCCTCGGTCGGCGCCGCGGCCCCGGACGCGACCGGCCTCCGCGACCCGCCCCCGCTGCAGCGCGCCGCGGACGCGGCCCCCTACGGCGGCAAGCACTCCGGCCGCGCGCACCTCGCCACCACAGAGCACGCGACGGTGCCGTCCATCAACGGCCGACGCGCGGGCGGCCCGGGCACGCGCCTGTGGGGGCGAGCCGCATGA
- a CDS encoding membrane protein, producing MIALGLYGAVATFQSDDNFGRILAAYGGIFVAGSIAWGMIADGYRPDRFDVIGALVCLAGMAVIMYAPRGN from the coding sequence GTGATCGCCCTCGGCCTCTACGGTGCCGTCGCGACCTTCCAGAGCGATGACAACTTCGGGCGCATCCTGGCCGCGTACGGCGGCATCTTCGTCGCCGGATCGATCGCCTGGGGCATGATCGCCGACGGATACCGACCCGACCGCTTCGACGTCATCGGCGCCCTCGTCTGCCTCGCAGGAATGGCCGTGATCATGTACGCCCCGCGTGGAAACTGA
- a CDS encoding MerR family transcriptional regulator, producing the protein MERLAFIGAAKHLGLPLEEIGELLGVWESGACREVKADLRPRIAGRLDEAERRVAELTAFTASLHSALKHLDALPDRAGRCDPECGFLGPSARTAAQPVDVTLAPSRQAAEEELESWRTASVACSLTGGAYSERADQWHQVLDGADRRATDEGIRLTLPADRAGAVAELAASEQQCCRFFDFRIHLAGRRLHLEVRAPEDAVELLTDLFGTAS; encoded by the coding sequence GTGGAACGATTGGCCTTCATCGGCGCCGCCAAGCACCTCGGCCTGCCCCTGGAGGAGATCGGCGAACTCCTCGGCGTCTGGGAGAGCGGCGCCTGCCGCGAGGTCAAGGCCGACCTCCGGCCCCGGATCGCCGGTCGCCTGGACGAGGCAGAGCGGCGCGTCGCGGAGCTGACCGCCTTCACCGCCTCCCTGCACTCTGCGTTGAAGCACCTGGATGCCCTGCCCGATCGGGCAGGGCGTTGCGACCCGGAGTGCGGCTTCCTCGGCCCGTCGGCCAGGACCGCCGCACAGCCGGTCGACGTGACACTCGCCCCCAGCCGCCAGGCCGCAGAAGAGGAACTGGAGTCCTGGCGTACGGCCTCTGTGGCCTGCTCGCTGACCGGCGGCGCATACTCCGAGCGCGCCGACCAATGGCACCAGGTCCTCGACGGGGCTGACCGACGGGCCACCGACGAAGGAATCCGACTGACCCTGCCCGCCGACCGGGCCGGAGCAGTCGCCGAACTCGCAGCCAGCGAGCAGCAGTGCTGCCGCTTCTTCGACTTCCGCATCCACCTCGCCGGCCGCCGGCTGCATCTGGAGGTACGCGCACCTGAGGACGCCGTCGAACTCCTCACCGACTTGTTCGGCACGGCCTCCTGA
- a CDS encoding cobalt transporter, with translation MTAISLGPSPARRDTLTRRIRLLVAATITYNVIEAAVAITAGALASSTALVGFGLDSVIEVSSATAVAWQFSARDPAVREAREQRALRIIAVSFFALAAYVTVDSVRALTGTGEADHSIPGIILAALSLAIMPFLSAVQRKAGRELGSASAVADSKQTLLCTYLSAVLLVGLLANLLLGWSWADPIAALVIAAIAVKEGRDAWQGKGCCAPTASNAPPGPTTFAGCGCRSGCSCC, from the coding sequence ATGACCGCGATATCCCTCGGCCCCAGCCCGGCCCGCCGTGACACGCTCACCCGGCGAATACGCCTGCTCGTCGCCGCGACCATCACCTACAACGTCATCGAAGCCGCCGTCGCGATCACCGCCGGCGCCCTGGCCTCGTCGACCGCCCTGGTCGGCTTCGGACTCGACTCCGTCATCGAGGTCTCCTCCGCCACAGCCGTCGCCTGGCAGTTCTCCGCCCGCGACCCCGCCGTCCGCGAAGCCCGCGAGCAGCGCGCCCTGCGGATCATCGCCGTGTCGTTCTTCGCGCTCGCGGCCTACGTCACCGTCGACTCCGTCAGGGCGCTGACCGGCACCGGCGAGGCCGACCACTCGATTCCCGGCATCATCCTCGCCGCTCTCTCGCTGGCGATCATGCCGTTCCTGTCGGCAGTCCAACGCAAGGCCGGCCGCGAGCTCGGCTCCGCCTCGGCGGTCGCTGACTCCAAGCAGACCCTGCTGTGCACCTACCTCTCCGCCGTGCTCCTGGTCGGCCTGCTGGCCAACCTGCTGCTCGGCTGGTCCTGGGCCGACCCGATCGCCGCCCTCGTCATCGCCGCCATTGCCGTCAAGGAAGGCCGCGACGCCTGGCAAGGGAAGGGCTGCTGCGCGCCGACCGCTTCCAACGCACCGCCAGGGCCCACGACATTCGCGGGGTGCGGCTGCCGCTCGGGATGCTCCTGCTGCTGA
- a CDS encoding ArsR family transcriptional regulator → MYSQGVLTLAADIEVLARFGRALADPIRCRILLALRQAPAYPADLADALEISRTRLSNHLACLRDCGLVVTVPDGRRTRYELADERLGHALDDLRAAVVAVEADKSCPDADEKGCC, encoded by the coding sequence ATGTACTCTCAGGGTGTGCTGACACTCGCTGCTGACATCGAGGTGTTGGCGCGGTTCGGCCGCGCCCTCGCCGACCCCATCCGCTGCCGCATCCTTCTCGCCCTCCGCCAGGCCCCCGCCTACCCGGCCGACCTCGCCGACGCCCTGGAAATCTCCCGCACCCGGCTGTCGAACCACCTGGCCTGCCTGCGCGACTGCGGCCTGGTCGTCACCGTCCCGGACGGCCGACGCACACGCTACGAGCTCGCCGACGAACGCCTGGGCCACGCGCTCGACGACCTGCGGGCAGCCGTCGTCGCCGTCGAGGCAGACAAGTCCTGCCCGGACGCGGACGAGAAGGGATGCTGCTGA
- a CDS encoding transcriptional regulator yields MTRSRAQDTNVCGVTAAIAVIDGKWKTALLWALESGPHRPGELRRRLPGLSEKVLTQALREMEADGLVHREVHDVLPLKTVYSLTAFGRDLSEALAPLSDWGHRRLEKLAEAQSGP; encoded by the coding sequence ATGACACGCAGTCGTGCTCAGGACACGAATGTCTGCGGAGTGACCGCCGCGATCGCCGTGATCGACGGCAAGTGGAAGACCGCCCTGCTCTGGGCACTGGAGTCCGGACCGCATCGCCCCGGCGAACTGCGCCGGCGGCTGCCGGGCCTCAGCGAGAAGGTTCTGACTCAGGCGCTCCGTGAGATGGAGGCGGACGGGCTGGTGCACCGGGAGGTGCACGATGTGCTGCCGCTGAAGACCGTGTACTCCCTGACCGCGTTCGGCCGCGACCTCTCCGAGGCGCTGGCTCCCCTGTCCGATTGGGGCCACCGCCGCCTGGAGAAGCTGGCCGAGGCCCAGTCGGGCCCCTGA
- a CDS encoding NAD-dependent glycerol-3-phosphate dehydrogenase: protein MSTHSEQSAVTVLGLGPMGRALAGAFLDAGLRTTVWNRTPGRDQELIERGAVGARSAEEAVAASELTVVCVVNYDASDAILRREEVTDALKERTVVNLTADTPDRARDTSDWAAGHGVRYLDGAIMTPTTTIGTPAAVFIHSGPAGLYEEHRPVLDTLGGTHTHLGEEIGRAAAYDIALLDIFWTAMAGYAHALAVARAEGISARELAPFAQGIGAILPPLFEETAEEVDRGTFSGEGNPITSAVSSMAHIVHTSEAHGIDAGVMRAAEGMARRAIGLGHGTDGFIRVAEVLGRSGS, encoded by the coding sequence ATGTCTACGCACTCCGAACAGTCTGCCGTCACCGTGCTCGGTCTGGGGCCGATGGGCCGCGCCCTGGCCGGTGCGTTCCTGGACGCCGGGCTGCGGACCACGGTCTGGAACCGGACGCCGGGCAGGGATCAGGAGCTGATCGAGCGCGGGGCGGTCGGCGCGCGATCGGCGGAAGAGGCCGTCGCCGCAAGCGAGTTGACCGTGGTCTGCGTGGTGAACTACGACGCGTCGGACGCGATCCTGCGGCGCGAGGAGGTCACCGATGCGCTCAAGGAACGCACCGTCGTAAACCTGACCGCGGACACTCCGGACCGGGCCCGGGACACCTCGGACTGGGCGGCCGGGCACGGCGTCCGGTACCTCGACGGTGCGATCATGACGCCGACCACCACCATCGGAACGCCTGCCGCGGTGTTCATCCACAGCGGCCCGGCCGGGCTCTACGAGGAACACCGGCCCGTGCTGGACACGCTGGGCGGTACCCATACCCACCTCGGCGAGGAGATCGGCCGGGCGGCGGCCTACGACATCGCGCTGCTCGACATCTTCTGGACGGCGATGGCGGGCTACGCACACGCCCTGGCCGTGGCGCGAGCGGAGGGGATCAGCGCCCGGGAGTTGGCGCCCTTCGCCCAGGGCATCGGCGCGATTCTCCCGCCGCTCTTCGAGGAGACCGCGGAGGAAGTGGACCGCGGCACCTTTTCCGGTGAAGGCAACCCGATCACCTCGGCGGTCTCGTCCATGGCCCATATCGTCCACACCTCCGAGGCCCACGGCATCGACGCGGGCGTGATGCGCGCGGCCGAGGGCATGGCCCGCCGCGCCATCGGGCTGGGCCATGGCACGGACGGGTTCATCCGTGTCGCCGAGGTGCTGGGCCGCAGCGGTAGTTGA